A segment of the Opitutia bacterium genome:
CGACATCGACGAGCAGCCGGTTGTCGATGCGCAGCGTGAGACGGTGGCGGCCGGGTGCGGTGAACACGCCGAGTTCGTAGTCGTGCGGCGTGGCTAGGCTGTCGCGCGTGCCGAGTTCGCATTCGTCGAGCCACGCGCGCGTCTGCCAATGCGCCCGCTCCAGCGAGAGCACGACGCGCCTTCCGACCCATTCGGCCGGGACCTCGATCTCGCGCTGATACCATGCCACGCCGACGTAGATGCGCTCGGGTGTCAGCCAGAACGGCAACCGCACCGGCGCGGGCGGGCGGAACGCCGCATACTCGGGCGCGGTGAAATAGCCGCGGTCGAAAATCGTGCCCGTCCACGGCGAGTCGGGCGTCGGCGCATCGCCGTGGCCTTGCGCGGCGAGCGCGCCGGGGAGTTGCACGGTGGAGGGGTCCGCTAGGCGGTCCGCGAACCAGCGGCCGGCCACGCCCGCGTCGGAGCGATCGAGCGCGAGGAACCATTCACCGTGCAGCGGGAGCGAGGACATGCGAGAGAGTCGGCCGCACGATGCCGGGAGCCGCCGCGGCGCGGAAGGCGAAACCGCCGGGAGTTTTGCAGGACTGTCCGGCAGGTGGTGCGTCGCCTTGCCTGGACACGCCGCTTGAGTGAGGTTTCTCCCGCGTCTCTCCGCTGCCATGCTTTCCGTTTCCGTCCGTCACGAGACTGTCGTGCTGCCCACCTACTTGCCGCACGCGCCGGACCGCAACCCGATGTTTCTCGAGAAACGCGTCTATCAAGGCTCGAGCGGGCGCGTGTATCCGCTGCCGTTTTGCGACCGCATCGCCGAGCGCCCCGTGCCGCACGACTGGCAGGCGGTGTTCGTCGAAAATGAATTCCTCGAGGTGATGATCCTGCCGCAGCTCGGCGGCCGCATCCACCGGATGATCGACAAGACCAACGGCGCCGACGCGATCTACTACCAGCCGGTGATCAAACCCGCGCTCGTCGGCCTCGCCGGTCCGTGGATCAGCGGCGGCATCGAGTTCAACTGGCCGCAGCATCACCGGCCGTCGACGTTCATGCCAGCCGACGTGCACGTGGAGCACGAGCCCGACGGCGCCGTCACTGCGTGGCTCAGCGAACACGATCCGATGGCGCGCATGAAGGGCATGCATGGCGTCCGCCTGCGGCCCGGTTCGTCCGCGCTCGAGTTGCGCGCCCGGGTCTACAATCGCACCGGCGACACGCAGACGTTCCTCTGGTGGGCCAACGTCGCCACGCGCGTGCACGAGCGCTACCAGTCGTTCTTCCCGCCCGACGCCACCTTCGTCGCCGATCACGCCAAGCGGGCGATGAGCACGTTCCCGCACTGCTCCGGACATTACTACGGCGTCGACTACGCCGCCCGCGCGCGCCGCGGCGTCCCCGCGGCGGAGCGGCCCGCGCGCTACGTTCCGCCCCACTGCGGGTCGGCCCCCTCAACTCTCAACCCTCAACTCTCAACTCCAAGTCAGCCGGACTACCGCCCGGATGATTTATCCTGGTATGCCAACATCCCCGTGCCCACGTCCTACATGTGCATGGGCACGCGCGGGGATTTCTTCGGCGGCTACGATCACCGCGCCGAGGCCGGCCTCGTGCACGTCGCCGATCACCACGTCGCGCCAGGCAAGAAGCAGTGGACGTGGGGCAACCACGAGTTCGGCTACGCATGGGACCGCAATCTCACCGAGCCCGACGAGCACGGCGAATACCGCCCCTACATCGAGCTGATGGCGGGCGTATTCACCGACAACCAGCCGGATTTCTCCTTCCTGCAACCCGGCGAAACGAAAACCTGGTCGCAATCCTGGTATCCCATCCGCGCCATCGGCGTCGCGCACGCCGCCAACATCGACGCCGCGCTCAGCCTGCAAGTCGCCGCCGACCGCCGCACCGTGCGGCTCGGTATCGCCGTCACCGCCGCGCATCGCGCCGCCCGCGTGCAGCTCCGGCACGGCGCGCGCACGCTCGCCGAGTTTTCCCGCGATCTGTCGCCCGCCGCTCCGCTCGTCGAGACCGTCGCGCTGCCGCCGCGCACGCGCGCCGAGGAACTGACGCTCATCGCGCTCAGCGCCGAGGGCCGGGAGCTCATCCGCTACACGCCGGTGCCGCCGCGCCGCCCGCGTGCCGCCGAACTCGCTGCGCAAGCCGCCACCGAGCCGCCCGCACCCGCCGACGTCGCGAGCAACGACCAGCTCTACCTCATCGGCCTCCACCTCGAGCAATATCGCCACGCCACCCGCGCGCCGGACGACTACTGGCGCGAAGGCTGCCGACGCGACGCCAACGACTCGCACTGCCACCTCGCGCTCGGCCGGTGGCACCTGCGCCGCGGCGAACTCGATTCCGCCGAACGCCACCTGCGCGCCAGCATCGCGCGCCTCACCGAGCGCAATCCGAACCCCGCCGACGGCGAAGCGCATTACCAGCTCGGCCGCTGCCTCGCACAGCGCGCGCTCGCGGCGCTCGCCGACCGGCGCGCCCGCACGCAGGCACACGCCTCGCTCGAGGAAGCCGCCGCCGCGTTGCACAAGGCGACGTGGAATCACGCGTGGCAATCCGCAGGCTTCCACGCGCTCGCGGAGATCGCCGGCCAGCGCCGCGACTGGGAAGCCGCGCTCGGCTTCGTCGCGCGCAGCCTCCGCAACGGCACCGACAATCTCCGCGCGCGTAATCTCGAGGCGCTGCTGCTCCGTCGCCTCGGCCGCGATGCCGAGGCCGCTGCCGCGCTTGGGGAAATCCTCCGTCTCGATCCACTCGACGCGTGGGCGTTGCACCAATCCGGTCGCCCCATGCCCGGCGGCACGCAAACGCGTTTCGACGTCGCGCTCGACTGCGCGCGCGCGGGTCTCGCCGACGCCGCGCTCGCCGTCCTCGCCGACGCTCCGTCCGAGGCGACCGACGGCACCGCGCCGCTGCTCGGCTACTACCGCGCGTGGCTTTACCAGCTGCTCGACCGCCCGGCGGACGCGGCAACGCAGCTCGCGGCGGCGCGAAAGGCTTCGCCTGACTACTGCTTCCCGGCCCGCGGCGAGGAGATTGCGATTCTTCAATCCGCGCTCGCCATCAGCCCCGGCGAGGCGCGCGCCGCGTTTTATCTCGGTAATCTCCTCTACGATCGCCGCCGTCACCGCGAGGCGATCGCGCTCTGGCAACGCGCGGTTCGCCACGAACCCGGCAACGCCGTGGCGTGGCGCAACCTCGGCATCGGCTGTTTCAACATCCTCCACTCGCCCGGGCGCGCCCGCCGCGCCTACGCCCGGGCCCTCCGCGCCGCGGCGGACGACGCGCGTCTGCTCTACGAAAGCGATCAGCTCGCGAAACGCCTCGGTGACTCGCCCGCCCGCCGCCGACGGGCGCTCGAGCGCCGCATCGACCTCGTCCGCCGTCGCGACGACCTCAGCGTCGAACTCTGTGCGCTCTACAACCAGACCGGTCGGCCCGAACTCGCGCAAACGATGCTGCGCGAGCGAAAGTTCCAGCCGTGGGAGGGCGGCGAGGGCCTCGCGCTCGGCCAGCACGTGCGCACGCACCTCCTGCTCGCGCGCGCCGCGCTGGCTCGCGGGGACGCCGACGCCGCCGTCGCGCTCGGCACGGCCGCACTCGGCGCGCCGGAGAATCTCGGCGAGGCGCGCCACCTGCTCGCCAACGCGAGCGACGTCCACTTCTGGCTCGGCGAAGCGCTCGCCGCGGCCGGCCGGCGCGCCGAAGCGCGACGCCATTGGCGCGCGGCCGCGACGTTTCGCGGCGATTTTCAGGCGATGAGCGTCCGGGCGTTTTCCGAGATGACCTTCTTCTCCGCGCTCGCGTGGCGGCGGCTCGGGCAGCGCGCGAAGGCGACACAACTGCTCCGCGCCTTGCTCGCGCACGCGCACCGGCTCGCGCAGGCGCCGGCGACGATCGACTATTTCGCGACGTCGCTGCCGACGATGCTGCTCTTCGACGACGACCTCGCCGCGCGCCAGCGCACGACTGCGCTCTTCCTCGAGGCGCAGGCGCTGTTCGGCCTCGGCCGCATCGCCCTCGCGCGGCGCCGGCTGCGCGAAGTGCTGCGCCGCGATCCCAATCATGCGCTCGCGCAAGACCTCGCAGCCGCGCCCCCCTCATGAGAGGGATTCCACCGCCGTTGCCACCGCGGGCGCCGCGCCCTTCCCTTGCTCCGCTACTCCCCATGATTCCCCGTCGCCTGCTCCACCCCTTCGCTCTCGCGTTGGCCGCCGCCGCGGTCGCCGCACCGACGCCTGATCAATTCCTCGACCCGCGCCCGCCGGCGGCGATTTATCACGACGGTTGGATCGACCTGAACAAAAACGGCGTGAAAGACTCCTACGAGGACGCCGCGGCGCCGCTCGAGACACGCGTGAGCGATCTCGTCGCGCGCATGACGCTCGAGGAGAAGACCGCGCAAATGGTCACGCTCTACGGCTACCCGCGCGTGCTGAAGGACGAGTTGCCGACGCCGGGCTGGGCGCAGGAGCTGTGGAAGGACGGCATTGGCAACATCGACGAGCAGTCCAACGGCAACCTCGGCTGGAAAAGCGATCTCGCGAACCCGAAATACGATCTGCCCTGGGACAATCACACGCGGCAGCTGAACGAAATTCAACGCTGGTTCGTCGAGCAGACCCGCCTCGGCGTCCCGGCCGACTTCACCAACGAAGGCATCCGCGGCCTGCTCCACGCGAAGACCACCAGTTTCCCCTCGCAACTCGGCGTCGCCGCGGCGTTCAACCCGGAACTCGTCCGCGAGATCGGCCGCATCACCGGCCGCGAGGCGCGCGCGCTCGGCTACAGCAACGTCTACTCGCCCATCCTCGATCTCGCGCGCGACCCGCGCTGGGGCCGCACGACTGAGACCTACGGCGAGGATCCGTTCCTCGTCTCGACGCTCGGCGTCGAACAGGTCCGCGGCATCCAGGAGGCGCGCGTGGCGTCGACCGTGAAGCACTTCGCCGTCTACTCCATCCCGAAGGGCGGGCGCGACGGCCACGTGCGCACCGACCCGGCCGCGACGTGGCGCGACGTGCAGGAAATCTACCTGGAGCCGTTCCGCCGGGCCGTGCGCGAGGCGGGGGCGATGGGCGTGATGGCTTCCTACAACGACTACGAGGGCGTGCCGGTCGAGGCTTCGAAAAAATTCCTCACCGACATCCTGCGCACCGAGTGGGGGTTCAAGGGCTACGTCGTCTCCGACAGCGACGCCGTCGAGTTCATCCACACCAAGCACCGCACCGCCGCGACCTACGGCGACGCCGTGCGGCAGGCCGTCGAGGCGGGCATGAACGTCCGCACGACCTTCACGCCACCGCAGGTGTTCGTGACGCCGCTCCGCGAGCAAATCCGCGCCGGCAAACTCTCGATGACCGTCGTCGACGAGCGCGTGCGCGAAATCCTGCGCGTGAAGTTCCGCCTCGGGCTCTTCGACGCGCCTTACCGCGATCCGGCCGCCGCGCCGCAGACCGTGCGCGCGCCCGCGCACCTCGCCGCCGCGCACCTCGCCGCGCGCCAGTCGATCGTGTTGCTCAAGAACGACGGCGCCGCGCTGCCGCTCGATGCGAAGAAACTGAAGAAGGTGCTCGTCGCCGGCCCGCTCGCCGACGATCCGCACGGCTGGTGGTCGCGCTACGCGCCGCAGCAACTCGACTTCGTGACACCGCTCGCCGGCCTGCGCGCCAAGCTCGGCGCGGGCGTCGAGGTGCGCTACGTGAAGGGCGTCGCGGCCAAGGACGCCGCGTTTCCCGAGAGCGATTTGTTCAAGGAGCCCGCACCGGCCGACGTGCGCGCGGGCATCGCGGAGGCAGTCGCCGCCGCCGCGGACGTCGACGTGATCGTCGCCGTGCTCGGAGAGACCGACGACATCAGCCGCGAGTCGGCGAGTCGCGTGAGTCTCGACCTGCCCGGTTATCAGGAAGAACTCCTCCGCGCGCTCCACGCCACCGGCAAGCCGGTCGTGCTCGTCCTCAGCAACGGCCGGCCGCTCAGCATCAATTGGGCCGCGAAGCACGTGCCCGCGATCGTCGAGCTTTGGTTCCCCGGCGAGGAAGCCGGTGCCGCGCTCGCCGATGTGCTGTTCGGCGACGTGAGCCCCAGCGGACACCTTCCCATCACGTTCCCGCGTAGCGCCGGTCAGGTGCCGTTCAATTTTCCGACGCGCCCGAGCGCGCAGGCGCGCGACGAGGGACAGGTCACCGGCGCACTGTTTCCCTTCGGTCACGGCCTGAGTTACACGACGTTCCGCTACGGCAATCTCCGCGTGACGCCCGAGCGTGTCGGCACCGACGGCACGGTCACCGTCGCGTGCGACATCACCAATTCCGGCGCGCGGGCCGGCGACGAGATCGTGCAGCTCTACCTGCGCGACGACTACAGCTCCGTGACGACGTGGGACAAGGCGCTGCGCGGCTTCGCGCGCGTGTCGCTCGCGCCCGGCGAGACGAAGTCCGTGAGCTTCACGCTCGAGCGCCGCCACCTGCAGTTGCTCAACGCGCGCTACGAATGGGTCGTCGAGCCCGGCCGCTTCACCGTGATGGTCGGTTCCTCGTCGCAAGACATTCGCCTGCGCGGCCAGTTCACCGTCACCGCGCCCGACGGCTCCGCGCCGGAGGAAGTGCCGCTGAAGGATCCTGCGCTGCCCGTGCAACCATGAGCCTCCCGCGCCGCCTGCTGCTCGGTCTCGCGTGCCTCGCCGGCCTGCTCGCCGCGCGGGCGACGGGCTCCGCCACGAACGACACGGCGGCGCCCGCGGAATGGCCCGCGCATCCGCGCCTGCTCGCGCGCGAGGAAGCCTGGCAAACGCTCCGCGTGCGCCTCGCCGCCGAGCCGGCGCTCGCGGCGTTCAGCGACGCGCTGGTGGCGGAGGCGCGCGCCCGCGCCGCGTTGCCGCCCGTGCAGCGCGTGATGACCGGCCGCCGCCTGTTGCACGTCTCGCGCGAGCTGTTGCACCGCGTGCTGCTCTTCAGCTACGCCGCGCGCGTGACGGGCGAGGAGTCTTTCGTTCGCCGCGCTGAGAGCGAGATGCTGGCGGCCGCGCGTTTCAGCGACTGGAACCCCGAGCATTTCCTCGACGTCGGCGAGGCGACGGCCGCGCTCGCCCTCGGTTACGATTGGCTGCATGCGCGCCTCGCGCCCGCCGCGCGGGACGAGATCCGCCGCGCCATCGTGGAGAAAGGGCTTCGGCCCGGCCTCGATCCCAAGGATCGCCGCAACTCGTGGCAGCGCGCCGAGAACAACTGGAACCAGGTTTGTTTCGGCGGCCTCACGCTCGGCGCGTTCGCCGTTGCCGACGAAGCACCGGCCGAAGCGCAGCGCGTGCTCGATC
Coding sequences within it:
- a CDS encoding DUF5107 domain-containing protein, yielding MLSVSVRHETVVLPTYLPHAPDRNPMFLEKRVYQGSSGRVYPLPFCDRIAERPVPHDWQAVFVENEFLEVMILPQLGGRIHRMIDKTNGADAIYYQPVIKPALVGLAGPWISGGIEFNWPQHHRPSTFMPADVHVEHEPDGAVTAWLSEHDPMARMKGMHGVRLRPGSSALELRARVYNRTGDTQTFLWWANVATRVHERYQSFFPPDATFVADHAKRAMSTFPHCSGHYYGVDYAARARRGVPAAERPARYVPPHCGSAPSTLNPQLSTPSQPDYRPDDLSWYANIPVPTSYMCMGTRGDFFGGYDHRAEAGLVHVADHHVAPGKKQWTWGNHEFGYAWDRNLTEPDEHGEYRPYIELMAGVFTDNQPDFSFLQPGETKTWSQSWYPIRAIGVAHAANIDAALSLQVAADRRTVRLGIAVTAAHRAARVQLRHGARTLAEFSRDLSPAAPLVETVALPPRTRAEELTLIALSAEGRELIRYTPVPPRRPRAAELAAQAATEPPAPADVASNDQLYLIGLHLEQYRHATRAPDDYWREGCRRDANDSHCHLALGRWHLRRGELDSAERHLRASIARLTERNPNPADGEAHYQLGRCLAQRALAALADRRARTQAHASLEEAAAALHKATWNHAWQSAGFHALAEIAGQRRDWEAALGFVARSLRNGTDNLRARNLEALLLRRLGRDAEAAAALGEILRLDPLDAWALHQSGRPMPGGTQTRFDVALDCARAGLADAALAVLADAPSEATDGTAPLLGYYRAWLYQLLDRPADAATQLAAARKASPDYCFPARGEEIAILQSALAISPGEARAAFYLGNLLYDRRRHREAIALWQRAVRHEPGNAVAWRNLGIGCFNILHSPGRARRAYARALRAAADDARLLYESDQLAKRLGDSPARRRRALERRIDLVRRRDDLSVELCALYNQTGRPELAQTMLRERKFQPWEGGEGLALGQHVRTHLLLARAALARGDADAAVALGTAALGAPENLGEARHLLANASDVHFWLGEALAAAGRRAEARRHWRAAATFRGDFQAMSVRAFSEMTFFSALAWRRLGQRAKATQLLRALLAHAHRLAQAPATIDYFATSLPTMLLFDDDLAARQRTTALFLEAQALFGLGRIALARRRLREVLRRDPNHALAQDLAAAPPS
- a CDS encoding glycoside hydrolase family 3 C-terminal domain-containing protein, producing MIPRRLLHPFALALAAAAVAAPTPDQFLDPRPPAAIYHDGWIDLNKNGVKDSYEDAAAPLETRVSDLVARMTLEEKTAQMVTLYGYPRVLKDELPTPGWAQELWKDGIGNIDEQSNGNLGWKSDLANPKYDLPWDNHTRQLNEIQRWFVEQTRLGVPADFTNEGIRGLLHAKTTSFPSQLGVAAAFNPELVREIGRITGREARALGYSNVYSPILDLARDPRWGRTTETYGEDPFLVSTLGVEQVRGIQEARVASTVKHFAVYSIPKGGRDGHVRTDPAATWRDVQEIYLEPFRRAVREAGAMGVMASYNDYEGVPVEASKKFLTDILRTEWGFKGYVVSDSDAVEFIHTKHRTAATYGDAVRQAVEAGMNVRTTFTPPQVFVTPLREQIRAGKLSMTVVDERVREILRVKFRLGLFDAPYRDPAAAPQTVRAPAHLAAAHLAARQSIVLLKNDGAALPLDAKKLKKVLVAGPLADDPHGWWSRYAPQQLDFVTPLAGLRAKLGAGVEVRYVKGVAAKDAAFPESDLFKEPAPADVRAGIAEAVAAAADVDVIVAVLGETDDISRESASRVSLDLPGYQEELLRALHATGKPVVLVLSNGRPLSINWAAKHVPAIVELWFPGEEAGAALADVLFGDVSPSGHLPITFPRSAGQVPFNFPTRPSAQARDEGQVTGALFPFGHGLSYTTFRYGNLRVTPERVGTDGTVTVACDITNSGARAGDEIVQLYLRDDYSSVTTWDKALRGFARVSLAPGETKSVSFTLERRHLQLLNARYEWVVEPGRFTVMVGSSSQDIRLRGQFTVTAPDGSAPEEVPLKDPALPVQP